The following proteins are encoded in a genomic region of Thioclava nitratireducens:
- the groES gene encoding co-chaperone GroES, whose amino-acid sequence MAFKPLHDRVLVKRVESEEKTKGGLIIPDSAKEKPAEGEVVAVGDGARKESGELIAPGVKAGDRVLFGKWSGTEVTLDGEELLIMKESDIMGIIS is encoded by the coding sequence ATGGCATTCAAACCGCTTCATGACCGTGTGCTGGTCAAGCGCGTGGAGAGCGAAGAAAAAACCAAGGGTGGCCTGATCATCCCCGACAGCGCGAAAGAAAAGCCCGCAGAGGGTGAAGTCGTCGCAGTGGGTGACGGCGCGCGCAAGGAATCGGGCGAGCTGATCGCACCGGGCGTCAAAGCTGGCGACCGCGTTCTCTTCGGCAAGTGGTCGGGCACGGAAGTGACCCTCGACGGCGAAGAGCTGCTCATCATGAAAGAAAGCGACATCATGGGCATCATCTCGTAA
- the groL gene encoding chaperonin GroEL (60 kDa chaperone family; promotes refolding of misfolded polypeptides especially under stressful conditions; forms two stacked rings of heptamers to form a barrel-shaped 14mer; ends can be capped by GroES; misfolded proteins enter the barrel where they are refolded when GroES binds), translating into MAAKDVKFSTDARDRMLDGVNILADAVKVTLGPKGRNVVIEKSFGSPRITKDGVSVAKEIELSDKFENMGAQMVKEVASRTNDEAGDGTTTATVLAQAIVKDGLKAVAAGMNPMDLKRGIDLATSKVVDAIKSAARPVKDSDEVAQVGTISANGEEAIGKMIANAMQKVGNDGVITVEEARGMETEVEVVEGMQFDRGYLSPYFVTNPDKMVAELEDCYILLHEKKLSSLQPMVPLLEQVIQSQKPLLIIAEDVEGEALATLVVNKLRGGLKIAAVKAPGFGDRRKAMLQDIAILTGGQVISEDLGMKLENVGMDMLGTAKKVSITKDDTTIVEGAGDKAEIEARVSQIRTQIEETTSDYDREKLQERVAKLAGGVAVIRVGGMTEVEVKERKDRVDDALNATRAAVQEGIVVGGGVSLVQGAKVLAGLSGANSDQEAGIAIVKRALEAPLRQIAENAGVDGAVVAGKVRESDDLNFGFNAQTEEYGNMFEFGVIDPAKVTRTALEDAASVAGLLITTEAMIAEKPEPKGAGGAPDMGGMGGMGGMM; encoded by the coding sequence ATGGCAGCCAAGGACGTGAAATTCTCCACCGACGCCCGCGATCGTATGCTCGACGGCGTCAACATCCTCGCCGACGCGGTGAAGGTCACGCTGGGCCCGAAAGGCCGCAACGTCGTGATCGAAAAGTCGTTCGGCTCGCCGCGCATCACCAAAGACGGTGTGTCGGTCGCCAAAGAGATCGAACTTTCGGACAAGTTCGAGAACATGGGCGCGCAAATGGTGAAAGAAGTCGCCTCGCGCACCAATGACGAGGCTGGCGACGGCACCACCACCGCCACCGTGCTCGCTCAGGCGATCGTCAAGGACGGCCTGAAAGCCGTGGCCGCTGGCATGAACCCGATGGACCTCAAGCGCGGCATCGATCTCGCGACCTCGAAAGTCGTCGACGCGATCAAGAGCGCTGCTCGCCCGGTCAAGGACTCGGACGAAGTCGCTCAGGTCGGCACCATCTCGGCGAACGGCGAAGAAGCCATCGGCAAGATGATCGCCAACGCGATGCAGAAAGTCGGCAATGACGGCGTCATCACCGTGGAAGAAGCCCGCGGCATGGAGACCGAAGTCGAAGTCGTCGAAGGCATGCAGTTCGACCGTGGCTACCTGTCGCCTTACTTCGTGACCAACCCCGACAAGATGGTCGCGGAACTCGAAGACTGCTACATCCTGCTCCACGAGAAGAAGCTCTCGTCGCTGCAGCCGATGGTCCCGCTGCTCGAGCAGGTCATCCAGTCGCAAAAGCCGCTCCTCATCATCGCTGAAGACGTCGAAGGCGAAGCGCTCGCGACCCTCGTGGTCAACAAGCTGCGCGGCGGCCTGAAGATTGCAGCCGTGAAAGCACCGGGCTTCGGCGACCGCCGCAAGGCCATGCTGCAGGACATCGCGATCCTGACCGGCGGCCAGGTGATCTCGGAAGACCTCGGCATGAAGCTCGAGAACGTCGGCATGGACATGCTGGGCACCGCCAAGAAGGTGAGCATCACCAAGGACGACACCACCATCGTCGAAGGCGCTGGTGACAAGGCCGAGATCGAAGCGCGCGTCAGCCAGATCCGCACCCAGATCGAGGAAACCACCTCGGACTACGACCGCGAGAAGCTGCAAGAGCGCGTCGCGAAACTGGCCGGTGGCGTGGCTGTCATCCGCGTCGGCGGCATGACCGAAGTCGAAGTGAAAGAGCGCAAGGACCGTGTGGACGACGCTCTGAACGCGACCCGTGCGGCCGTTCAGGAAGGCATCGTTGTCGGCGGTGGCGTCAGCCTCGTTCAGGGCGCGAAAGTGCTCGCCGGTCTCTCCGGTGCGAACTCCGACCAGGAAGCCGGTATCGCGATCGTCAAGCGCGCCCTCGAAGCGCCGCTGCGTCAGATCGCAGAAAACGCCGGTGTGGACGGTGCTGTCGTGGCCGGCAAGGTCCGCGAGAGCGACGACCTGAACTTCGGCTTCAACGCGCAGACCGAAGAGTACGGCAACATGTTCGAGTTCGGCGTGATCGACCCGGCGAAAGTGACCCGCACCGCGCTCGAAGACGCGGCCTCGGTTGCTGGCCTGCTGATCACCACCGAAGCGATGATCGCCGAGAAGCCGGAGCCGAAAGGCGCTGGCGGTGCCCCCGACATGGGCGGCATGGGCGGCATGGGCGGCATGATGTAA